In the Deltaproteobacteria bacterium genome, one interval contains:
- the fabG gene encoding 3-oxoacyl-ACP reductase FabG, translating to MSARRVLVTGASRGIGRAIALGLASAGFDLALGHRASDAEAESLAKELRALGRASVSLRFDVADRAAAASALEADVRANGAYWGVVLAAGIHSDAAFPAMSGDAWDRVLRTNLDGFYNVLRPLVMPLVRLHDGGRIVAISSVAGLAGNRGQVNYAASKAGLIGATKSLAQELAKREITVNCVAPGLVDTEMLAGAPVAELAKREITVNCVAPGLVDTEMLAGAPVAELAKLVPMQRLGRPEEVASLVVYLFGDGAGYITGQVISVNGGML from the coding sequence ATGAGCGCGCGGCGGGTTCTGGTCACGGGCGCGAGCCGCGGCATCGGCCGCGCGATCGCGCTCGGGCTCGCAAGCGCGGGCTTCGACCTCGCGCTCGGCCATCGCGCGAGCGACGCCGAGGCGGAGTCGCTGGCGAAGGAGCTGCGCGCGCTCGGGCGCGCGTCCGTCTCGCTGCGCTTCGACGTGGCAGACCGCGCGGCGGCGGCGAGCGCGCTCGAGGCGGACGTGCGGGCGAACGGCGCGTACTGGGGCGTCGTGCTCGCCGCCGGAATCCACTCGGACGCGGCCTTTCCCGCGATGTCGGGCGACGCATGGGACCGCGTGCTGCGCACGAACCTCGACGGGTTCTACAACGTGCTGCGGCCGCTGGTGATGCCGCTGGTGCGGCTGCACGACGGCGGTCGGATCGTCGCGATCTCGTCCGTCGCGGGTCTCGCGGGAAACCGCGGACAGGTCAACTACGCCGCCTCGAAGGCCGGCCTGATCGGCGCGACCAAATCGCTGGCGCAGGAGCTCGCGAAGCGCGAGATCACCGTGAACTGCGTCGCGCCGGGCCTGGTCGACACGGAGATGCTCGCCGGCGCGCCGGTCGCGGAGCTCGCGAAGCGCGAGATCACCGTGAACTGCGTCGCGCCGGGCCTGGTCGACACGGAGATGCTCGCCGGCGCGCCGGTCGCGGAGCTCGCGAAGCTCGTGCCGATGCAGCGGCTCGGCCGGCCGGAAGAGGTCGCGTCGCTCGTGGTGTACCTGTTCGGCGACGGCGCGGGCTACATCACGGGTCAGGTGATCTCGGTGAACGGGGGAATGCTTTGA